A genomic window from Sulfurospirillum multivorans DSM 12446 includes:
- a CDS encoding OprD family outer membrane porin: MKLAKLSLVTIVVAGLTTSSFAADTLADAFKNGKINGEIKAYYFDREGSPNLSTAATEKINSDIFTTGIMLHYNTDAFYGFKLGATMQSSSSPFADGAIGTAGTAKDDFKNEMYGSGTVLSEAYIEYTLDKTSVKVGRQFINTPLVAGSPSRIILQSFEGAMLTNTDLPQTTIVAGVITKYQDRTDFAGNIADFQNLDSALGSYAYTLLAINKSLSNTTLTAQWLGINGNNTATGVGDFYYLEAAYANTLGEYRYGLALNHEYKVTEKLNEEDGKMYGAKASLGYGDFNTYVAYTTITKDGDIKGNSMGGGLGGGTQTVFAKGLQNKPGTFTKDTDAYSVDANYLFKNINFKLGARYTGVEDNANDKEYAYTDIYTTYTFVGALKGLSTDIMYQDWGKDADGHDFWFKANYKF, from the coding sequence ATGAAATTAGCTAAACTTAGTTTGGTAACGATCGTTGTTGCTGGTTTAACCACTAGCTCATTTGCAGCAGATACACTGGCGGATGCTTTTAAAAATGGAAAGATTAATGGAGAGATTAAGGCGTACTATTTTGACAGAGAAGGTTCGCCAAATTTAAGTACTGCCGCAACCGAAAAAATTAATTCTGACATTTTCACAACAGGTATTATGCTTCATTATAATACGGATGCCTTCTACGGCTTTAAATTGGGTGCGACGATGCAATCAAGCAGTTCGCCTTTTGCTGATGGTGCTATTGGCACTGCGGGTACGGCAAAAGATGATTTTAAAAATGAGATGTATGGTTCTGGCACAGTATTATCAGAAGCCTATATAGAGTATACACTTGATAAGACATCTGTTAAAGTGGGTCGCCAATTTATTAACACTCCTTTAGTTGCAGGTAGCCCTTCACGTATTATTTTGCAATCCTTTGAAGGGGCTATGCTTACCAATACCGATCTTCCTCAAACAACTATCGTTGCAGGTGTTATTACAAAATATCAAGATAGAACAGATTTTGCGGGAAATATTGCGGATTTTCAAAATCTTGATTCCGCTCTTGGTTCCTATGCCTATACACTCCTTGCTATCAATAAATCGCTTTCCAATACAACATTGACAGCGCAGTGGTTAGGCATTAATGGTAATAATACAGCTACAGGCGTAGGTGATTTTTATTATCTAGAAGCTGCTTATGCCAATACATTGGGTGAATATCGATATGGTCTTGCTTTGAACCATGAGTATAAAGTAACTGAAAAGTTGAATGAAGAAGACGGCAAAATGTACGGTGCAAAAGCCAGTTTAGGGTATGGTGATTTTAATACCTACGTTGCGTATACTACCATTACCAAAGATGGTGATATCAAAGGTAATTCAATGGGCGGTGGTCTTGGTGGTGGCACCCAAACGGTGTTTGCCAAGGGATTACAAAATAAACCAGGCACCTTTACCAAAGATACGGATGCCTATTCTGTTGATGCAAACTATTTATTTAAAAACATTAATTTCAAATTGGGGGCAAGATACACCGGAGTTGAGGATAATGCAAATGATAAAGAGTATGCCTATACCGATATTTATACGACATATACCTTTGTAGGCGCCCTTAAAGGATTATCGACAGATATTATGTATCAAGATTGGGGAAAAGATGCTGATGGACACGATTTTTGGTTCAAAGCGAATTATAAATTCTAA
- a CDS encoding IS3 family transposase, giving the protein MRKKRSSFTTEFKTLVVLEALKGELTISQLAAKYTITSKNILNWKQLFLDNAALAFEANNSTKSSKAELAKLKKENEKLASKLSSLASERDYAIEKLKDLDL; this is encoded by the coding sequence ATGCGCAAAAAACGTTCATCTTTTACAACTGAGTTTAAAACGCTGGTTGTTCTTGAAGCACTTAAAGGGGAACTAACCATTTCACAATTAGCCGCTAAGTATACGATTACATCTAAAAACATTCTCAATTGGAAACAACTCTTTTTAGACAATGCCGCGCTTGCTTTTGAAGCTAATAATTCAACCAAATCTTCCAAAGCCGAACTTGCCAAGCTCAAAAAAGAGAATGAAAAACTTGCCTCCAAATTATCCTCTTTAGCGTCTGAAAGGGATTATGCGATTGAAAAACTCAAAGATTTAGATTTATAA
- a CDS encoding 4Fe-4S binding protein — MVKDKRLENTGVSIAQEQCTRYLHKASTCQCCSEACPTGAITLTLNHPIYDAALCLQCGACASVCPMGVIEVLTPSDAQLEEEMIARAGLNAKIIFTCKESETKSEGAISLNCLARLEPSLLLLAFAKGASEIKLISGECHKCALNHTLPSIHKTIEMTQKYADLCTVHTPITWECVQNMSDNNLTCKDHSRRTFFLKLFRQKRVEPLVETAKITHNTTKLPVPKKHQRVIQSLQLLAGKIPLTRSDDTLFLSPTIDMTQCIGCTICANVCPTGALETDTSEENLRITCKRSRCVACHLCVDVCFKKAITLDAYTDLHSIFTAEHSLLYERQKSEDVLPFVAEKMSKLLGAKIYST, encoded by the coding sequence ATGGTAAAAGACAAGAGGTTAGAAAATACAGGGGTGAGCATTGCGCAAGAGCAGTGTACACGCTATTTGCATAAAGCCTCAACGTGCCAATGTTGCAGTGAAGCGTGTCCAACAGGTGCTATAACGCTCACCCTAAATCATCCTATTTACGATGCTGCGCTTTGTCTTCAATGTGGAGCGTGTGCGAGTGTTTGTCCAATGGGTGTTATCGAAGTTCTAACGCCAAGTGATGCACAACTTGAAGAAGAAATGATCGCTAGGGCTGGTTTGAATGCGAAAATTATCTTTACATGTAAAGAATCTGAAACGAAGTCTGAAGGTGCAATTTCTCTCAACTGCCTTGCACGGCTTGAGCCTTCTTTGCTTCTTCTTGCCTTTGCAAAAGGTGCATCGGAAATTAAACTGATCTCAGGAGAGTGCCACAAATGCGCTCTTAACCATACGTTGCCTTCCATTCACAAAACGATTGAAATGACACAAAAATATGCTGATCTGTGCACGGTTCATACCCCAATTACATGGGAATGCGTACAGAATATGTCAGATAATAATCTTACATGTAAAGATCATTCGCGTAGAACATTTTTTTTAAAACTGTTTCGTCAAAAACGTGTGGAACCATTGGTAGAAACGGCAAAGATCACACATAACACTACAAAATTACCCGTACCCAAAAAGCATCAACGGGTTATTCAGTCTTTACAACTATTGGCGGGGAAAATACCTTTGACTCGCAGCGATGATACTTTATTTCTATCTCCAACCATCGATATGACGCAGTGCATCGGATGCACTATCTGCGCCAATGTCTGCCCAACGGGAGCCCTTGAAACAGATACCAGCGAGGAGAATTTGAGGATTACATGTAAACGTTCACGCTGCGTTGCATGCCATTTATGCGTGGATGTTTGCTTTAAAAAGGCTATCACGCTTGATGCTTACACTGATCTTCATTCGATTTTCACAGCGGAACATTCTCTTTTGTATGAACGTCAAAAGAGTGAAGATGTTTTGCCCTTTGTTGCTGAAAAAATGAGTAAACTTTTGGGGGCGAAAATTTACAGTACCTAG
- a CDS encoding 4Fe-4S binding protein, translated as MKKIKASTLRTLTILAFVLLVIIGLAFHTGTGTISAFGYQTISAICPLGSLEAQLASRTFIPQVVISLAVFVLITILFGRIFCAWACPVPLFRKWFPKNNPKIDPAEKELHTSSAKISKTVDTSYFVLGGALTSSFIFGFPVFCLICPVGLTFAVLIGAWRLIQFNEPTWSLLIFPVILVLELVFYRYSCSKFCPLGALISLVSRLNIFTRPKIDPTKCLQTSKGIECKLCKSVCNEAIDLHEPAKASTLSRCTKCRDCADVCPMSAIKFPFFSQKKDKPL; from the coding sequence ATGAAAAAAATTAAAGCATCAACCCTTCGTACCCTGACGATTTTAGCGTTTGTACTGTTGGTGATCATCGGTTTGGCTTTCCACACAGGCACGGGAACTATTTCTGCGTTTGGGTATCAAACGATCTCCGCCATTTGTCCTTTGGGCTCTCTTGAAGCGCAATTAGCCAGCAGAACATTCATACCTCAGGTAGTGATTTCTTTGGCGGTATTTGTGTTGATTACCATCCTTTTTGGTCGTATTTTTTGCGCTTGGGCATGCCCTGTTCCTCTGTTTCGCAAATGGTTTCCTAAAAATAATCCAAAAATAGACCCTGCGGAAAAAGAGCTACACACTTCCTCTGCAAAAATTTCAAAGACGGTAGATACCAGTTATTTTGTATTAGGTGGCGCTTTGACATCAAGCTTTATCTTTGGGTTTCCTGTCTTTTGTTTGATTTGTCCTGTGGGGTTAACCTTTGCGGTATTGATTGGTGCTTGGCGATTGATACAGTTTAATGAACCAACATGGTCGCTGCTTATCTTTCCTGTGATCTTGGTGTTAGAGTTGGTATTTTATCGGTACTCTTGCAGCAAATTTTGCCCTTTAGGTGCACTGATCTCTTTGGTAAGCCGTTTAAATATTTTTACACGTCCCAAAATTGATCCAACGAAATGTCTGCAAACCAGTAAAGGAATTGAGTGTAAGCTGTGCAAAAGTGTCTGCAATGAGGCGATTGATCTGCATGAACCAGCCAAGGCTTCAACCCTTTCGAGGTGTACAAAGTGTCGTGACTGTGCGGATGTGTGTCCAATGAGTGCGATCAAATTTCCTTTTTTTAGTCAAAAAAAAGATAAGCCCCTTTAA
- a CDS encoding 4Fe-4S dicluster domain-containing protein: MKQNELYTEKNTTKASKSFQRRSFLSASAGIVVMLGLGFVGAQSKTQKLLRPPGGQNEDAFRAKCIKCDRCRSVCHTSVIGVAPIEEGFITARTPVMKFHLGFCDFCNQCVEVCPTQALEPFDKQTVKIGLATLTDTCIALNYGGCTLCFEACEYKAISLDDQKRPIIDADKCNGCGVCEKICPALVLRSYIGGTVRGIEVRPIVKEAII; this comes from the coding sequence ATGAAACAGAATGAATTGTATACGGAAAAAAATACCACCAAAGCTTCAAAAAGCTTTCAGCGTCGCTCATTCCTCTCAGCAAGCGCAGGTATTGTCGTCATGCTTGGTCTTGGGTTTGTTGGAGCACAGAGTAAAACGCAAAAGTTGCTTCGTCCTCCAGGCGGGCAAAATGAAGATGCGTTTAGGGCAAAATGTATCAAATGTGATCGTTGTAGAAGCGTGTGCCACACGTCTGTCATTGGTGTTGCTCCCATTGAAGAGGGATTTATTACTGCGCGAACGCCTGTGATGAAGTTTCACCTCGGGTTTTGTGATTTTTGTAACCAATGTGTTGAGGTCTGTCCCACACAAGCCCTAGAGCCTTTTGATAAACAAACGGTTAAAATTGGACTAGCAACCCTCACCGACACCTGTATTGCCCTCAACTATGGCGGCTGTACACTCTGTTTTGAAGCATGCGAATATAAAGCGATTTCGTTAGATGATCAAAAACGACCTATCATTGATGCTGATAAATGCAATGGATGTGGCGTTTGTGAAAAAATATGCCCAGCCCTTGTTTTAAGATCGTATATCGGCGGAACAGTGCGTGGTATCGAAGTGAGACCCATAGTAAAAGAGGCAATCATATGA